A region from the Pseudonocardia petroleophila genome encodes:
- a CDS encoding endonuclease domain-containing protein, with protein MRLFPDVYAPVGDGPPDLALRSTGAYLFARGRGVLAGYSAAELLDASCGPADAPVEITVPGGGVHPCTGLVVRRDRLLRNEVVRVAGVPVTTPRRTAYDLARTRPDLVDAVAAVDALSRVGGFAPREVLRLAERYPRARGRRRLPRVVDLADPRAGSPMETRLRLLLVLRGLPRPEVQWVVQDERRRRAVWLDLAYPERRIGIEYEGAEHVRPERVLRDIGRGTDLVDHGWRLYRFTKYEVYGEPDEIVAKIERALAA; from the coding sequence GTGCGGCTCTTCCCGGACGTCTACGCACCCGTCGGCGACGGACCACCCGACCTGGCCCTGCGGTCGACCGGCGCGTACCTGTTCGCCCGCGGCCGCGGCGTGCTGGCGGGGTACTCCGCCGCGGAACTGCTCGATGCGTCCTGCGGCCCCGCCGACGCCCCGGTCGAGATCACGGTGCCCGGTGGCGGCGTCCACCCGTGTACCGGACTGGTCGTCCGCCGCGACCGGCTGCTCCGCAACGAGGTCGTGCGGGTGGCCGGGGTCCCGGTGACGACACCCCGGCGCACGGCGTACGACCTCGCCCGCACCCGTCCGGACCTCGTCGACGCCGTCGCCGCGGTCGACGCGCTGAGCCGGGTGGGAGGGTTCGCCCCCCGGGAGGTGCTGCGGCTGGCGGAGCGCTACCCGCGGGCCCGGGGGAGACGACGCCTCCCCCGGGTGGTGGACCTCGCCGATCCGCGGGCGGGCTCGCCGATGGAGACGCGCCTGCGGCTCCTGCTGGTGCTGCGCGGACTACCGAGGCCCGAGGTCCAGTGGGTGGTGCAGGACGAGCGTCGCCGCCGGGCCGTCTGGCTCGACCTCGCCTACCCGGAGCGGCGCATCGGCATCGAGTACGAGGGGGCCGAGCACGTCAGGCCGGAGCGCGTGCTGCGTGACATCGGACGTGGCACGGACCTGGTCGACCACGGCTGGCGCCTGTACCGCTTCACGAAGTACGAGGTCTACGGCGAGCCCGACGAGATCGTCGCGAAGATCGAGCGGGCGCTGGCCGCGTGA
- a CDS encoding aromatic ring-hydroxylating oxygenase subunit alpha: MTAVQPSLITTLPGSAYTDASLFSLEQERIFEQTWTCVALAADLTGPGAFRTVTVGRESVVLVRGRDGVVRGFLNVCRHRGAALCTEESGQLRRNLQCPYHAWTYSLSGELIAAPNLTTMPDVDRAEYGLHVVHLREWLGYVWICLAADPPSFADDVIGEVVTRLGDVDSIDRYDVGSLVLGRRIRYDVASNWKLIVENFMECYHCATIHPELTEVLPEFADGFAAQYFVGHGAAFAPDAQGFTVDGRAGAERLPGIADDQDRRYYAITIKPQVFVNLVPDHVIVHRMTPLAADRTVVECDWLFAPGVTEIDASVELFHRVNQQDFAACERTQPGMASRAYRAGGVLVPSEHHIGEFHRWVSDRLA; this comes from the coding sequence GTGACCGCCGTCCAGCCCTCGCTGATCACGACGCTCCCCGGCTCTGCTTACACCGACGCATCGCTGTTCTCCCTGGAGCAGGAGCGGATCTTCGAGCAGACCTGGACCTGCGTCGCGCTCGCTGCCGACCTCACCGGCCCCGGCGCGTTCCGGACCGTCACCGTCGGCCGCGAGTCGGTGGTGCTCGTCCGCGGCCGCGACGGGGTGGTCCGCGGGTTCCTCAACGTCTGCCGCCACCGCGGCGCGGCGCTGTGCACCGAGGAGTCCGGGCAGCTGCGGCGCAACCTGCAGTGCCCGTACCACGCCTGGACCTACTCGCTGTCCGGCGAGCTGATCGCCGCCCCGAACCTCACCACGATGCCCGACGTCGACCGCGCCGAGTACGGCCTGCACGTCGTCCACCTGCGGGAGTGGCTCGGCTACGTGTGGATCTGCCTCGCGGCCGACCCCCCGTCGTTCGCCGACGACGTGATCGGCGAGGTGGTGACGCGGCTGGGCGACGTCGACTCGATCGACCGCTACGACGTCGGCTCGCTCGTGCTCGGCCGCCGCATCCGCTACGACGTGGCGTCGAACTGGAAGCTCATCGTCGAGAACTTCATGGAGTGCTACCACTGCGCCACGATCCACCCGGAGCTGACCGAGGTGCTCCCGGAGTTCGCCGACGGCTTCGCCGCGCAGTACTTCGTCGGCCACGGCGCGGCGTTCGCGCCCGACGCGCAGGGGTTCACCGTCGACGGCCGGGCCGGGGCGGAGCGCCTCCCCGGCATCGCCGACGACCAGGACCGCCGCTACTACGCGATCACGATCAAGCCGCAGGTGTTCGTCAACCTGGTGCCCGACCACGTGATCGTGCACCGGATGACGCCGCTCGCCGCCGACCGCACCGTCGTCGAGTGCGACTGGCTCTTCGCCCCGGGCGTCACCGAGATCGACGCGAGCGTGGAGCTGTTCCACCGCGTCAACCAGCAGGACTTCGCCGCGTGCGAGCGCACCCAGCCCGGGATGGCGAGCCGCGCGTACCGGGCCGGGGGAGTGCTGGTGCCCAGCGAGCACCACATCGGCGAGTTCCACCGCTGGGTCAGCGACCGCCTCGCGTGA
- the solA gene encoding N-methyl-L-tryptophan oxidase has protein sequence MSSPYDVIVVGLGGMGSATVRHLAARGVRVLGLEQFTPAHDRGSSHGGSRVIRQSYFEDPAYVPLLLRAYELWEEAEKDASVDLLTLTGGLYLGPERSTTFAGSLRAAQEWDLPHEVLDARAVRERFPTITPAAGEVAVYEERAGFVRPEATVAAHLDLAARDGADLRFGLQVRDVVETGDGVTVRTSDGTFTAGHVVVSPGAWAPSLLRDLGLPLRVERQVQYWFAPPGGVEPFVDNPVYVSEQAGGAQIYGFPAIDGPRGGVKVAFFRRGTDADPDALDRVVTDAEVDEMRARVADTLPSLVGPLVKAVPCMYTTTPDEHFVIRRRDRVTVACGFSGHGFKFVPVIGEICADLATTGTTAHPIGLFDSERLT, from the coding sequence ATGAGCTCCCCGTACGACGTCATCGTGGTCGGCCTCGGTGGGATGGGCTCGGCCACCGTCCGCCACCTCGCCGCGCGGGGGGTGCGGGTGCTCGGGCTGGAGCAGTTCACCCCGGCGCACGACCGCGGCTCCAGCCACGGCGGCTCGCGGGTGATCCGCCAGTCCTACTTCGAGGATCCGGCCTACGTCCCGCTGCTGCTGCGCGCCTACGAGCTGTGGGAGGAGGCGGAGAAGGACGCGTCGGTCGACCTCCTCACGCTGACCGGCGGCCTCTACCTCGGCCCGGAACGGAGCACGACGTTCGCCGGGAGCCTGCGCGCCGCGCAGGAGTGGGACCTGCCGCACGAGGTCCTCGACGCGCGGGCCGTGCGCGAGCGGTTCCCGACGATCACCCCCGCCGCGGGCGAGGTGGCCGTGTACGAGGAGCGCGCCGGCTTCGTCCGCCCGGAGGCGACGGTCGCCGCGCACCTCGACCTCGCCGCCCGCGACGGCGCCGACCTGCGGTTCGGGCTGCAGGTCCGCGACGTCGTCGAGACCGGCGACGGCGTCACCGTCCGCACCTCGGACGGCACGTTCACCGCCGGGCACGTCGTCGTCAGCCCGGGTGCGTGGGCGCCCTCGCTGCTGCGCGACCTCGGCCTGCCGCTGCGCGTCGAGCGCCAGGTGCAGTACTGGTTCGCGCCCCCGGGCGGGGTGGAGCCGTTCGTCGACAACCCGGTGTACGTCTCCGAACAGGCCGGGGGAGCGCAGATCTACGGCTTCCCCGCGATCGACGGGCCGCGCGGCGGGGTGAAGGTCGCGTTCTTCCGCCGCGGCACCGACGCCGACCCCGACGCGCTCGACCGCGTCGTCACCGACGCCGAGGTCGACGAGATGCGCGCCCGCGTCGCCGACACGCTCCCGAGCCTGGTCGGGCCGCTGGTGAAGGCCGTGCCGTGCATGTACACGACCACGCCCGACGAGCACTTCGTGATCCGCCGCCGCGACCGCGTCACGGTCGCCTGCGGGTTCTCCGGGCACGGCTTCAAGTTCGTGCCGGTGATCGGGGAGATCTGCGCCGACCTCGCGACGACCGGCACCACCGCCCACCCGATCGGACTCTTCGACTCGGAGCGCCTCACGTGA